One genomic region from Bubalus bubalis isolate 160015118507 breed Murrah chromosome 24, NDDB_SH_1, whole genome shotgun sequence encodes:
- the LOC112581825 gene encoding sesquipedalian-1 isoform X1 yields the protein MGFFPQWATMKLHRKSVLRFFRGYRTQAPDREGILLKKGARNTSYQRRWFILRGNLLFYLEHQADHTPLGLILLENCQVEPRLGATEPYAFTIRTPGGEGGRAYRLAAENPEELRAWLWALAGATWTRLAELLRPLEAQYRELCQAAGQEPGSPPEDCGSLAIPRTLFSFQELHEHFGKEIRMLQAVHRQFQEASDNGGSRSPTGGGEAGTQQLC from the exons ATG GGTTTCTTCCCACAGTGGGCTACCATGAAACTGCACCGAAAGTCCGTGCTCCGTTTCTTCCGTGGGTACAGGACACAGGCTCCAGACCGGGAGGGCATCCTGCTAAAGAAGGGGGCCCGAAATACCAGTTATCAGCGCCGCTGGTTCATCCTGCGAGGAAATCTCCTCTTCTACCTGGAACACCAGGCTGATCACACACCCCTGGGTCTCATCCTATTAGAGAACTGCCAGGTGGAGCCACGCCTTGGAGCCACAGAACCCTATGCCTTTACCATTCGGACTCCAGGGGGAGAAGGTGGGCGGGCCTACAGGCTGGCAGCAGAAAACCCGGAGGAGCTGAGAGCCTGGCTGTGGGCGTTGGCCGGAGCCACCTGGACGCGGCTGGCTGAGCTTCTACGCCCCCTGGAGGCCCAGTACCGGGAGCTGTGCCAGGCAGCTGGCCAAGAGCCCGGCTCACCCCCAGAGGACTGTGGCTCCCTAGCCATCCCCAGGACCCTCTTCAGCTTCCAGGAGTTGCACGAGCACTTTGGAAAGGAGATCCGGATGCTGCAGGCTGTCCATAGACAGTTTCAGGAGGCCAGTGACAACGGAGGCAGCAGATCCCCAACAGGTGGAGGTGAAGCAGGAACTCAACAACTGTGTTGA
- the LOC112581825 gene encoding sesquipedalian-1 isoform X2, protein MKLHRKSVLRFFRGYRTQAPDREGILLKKGARNTSYQRRWFILRGNLLFYLEHQADHTPLGLILLENCQVEPRLGATEPYAFTIRTPGGEGGRAYRLAAENPEELRAWLWALAGATWTRLAELLRPLEAQYRELCQAAGQEPGSPPEDCGSLAIPRTLFSFQELHEHFGKEIRMLQAVHRQFQEASDNGGSRSPTGGGEAGTQQLC, encoded by the coding sequence ATGAAACTGCACCGAAAGTCCGTGCTCCGTTTCTTCCGTGGGTACAGGACACAGGCTCCAGACCGGGAGGGCATCCTGCTAAAGAAGGGGGCCCGAAATACCAGTTATCAGCGCCGCTGGTTCATCCTGCGAGGAAATCTCCTCTTCTACCTGGAACACCAGGCTGATCACACACCCCTGGGTCTCATCCTATTAGAGAACTGCCAGGTGGAGCCACGCCTTGGAGCCACAGAACCCTATGCCTTTACCATTCGGACTCCAGGGGGAGAAGGTGGGCGGGCCTACAGGCTGGCAGCAGAAAACCCGGAGGAGCTGAGAGCCTGGCTGTGGGCGTTGGCCGGAGCCACCTGGACGCGGCTGGCTGAGCTTCTACGCCCCCTGGAGGCCCAGTACCGGGAGCTGTGCCAGGCAGCTGGCCAAGAGCCCGGCTCACCCCCAGAGGACTGTGGCTCCCTAGCCATCCCCAGGACCCTCTTCAGCTTCCAGGAGTTGCACGAGCACTTTGGAAAGGAGATCCGGATGCTGCAGGCTGTCCATAGACAGTTTCAGGAGGCCAGTGACAACGGAGGCAGCAGATCCCCAACAGGTGGAGGTGAAGCAGGAACTCAACAACTGTGTTGA
- the CD2BP2 gene encoding CD2 antigen cytoplasmic tail-binding protein 2, translated as MPKRKVTFQGVGDDDEDEISVPKKKLVDPVAGVGGPGSRFKGKHSLDSDEEEEEEERSSKYDILASEDVEGQEAATLPSEGGVRITPFNLQEEMEEGHFDADGNYFLNRDAQIRDSWLDNIDWVKIRERPPDQRPPSDSEEEDSLGQTPMSTQALLEGLLELMLPRETVAGALRRLGARGGGKEGSKGPRRPSSPQRLDRLSGLADQMVAQGNLGVYQETRERLAMRLKGLACQTQGPRDPTPPPSLDMFAEEVAEGELQTPTPAQREEVESPGDGLADVMWEYKWENTGDAELYGPFTSTQMQTWVNEGYFPDGVYCRKLDPPGGQFYNSKRIDFDLYT; from the exons ATGCCAAAGAGGAAAGTGACCTTCCAAGGCGTGGGAGATGATGACGAGGATGAAATCagtgtccccaagaaaaag TTGGTGGACCCTGTAGCTGGGGTAGGGGGTCCCGGGAGCCGCTTCAAAGGCAAACACTCTTTGGACAgcgatgaggaggaggaggaggaggaaaggtcCAGCAAATATGACATCTTGGCCTCAGAGGATGTGGAAG gtcaggaagcagccaCGCTCCCCAGTGAGGGAGGTGTGCGGATCACACCCTTCAACTTGCAGGAAGAGATGGAGGAAGGCCACTTTGATGCAGACGGCAACTATTTCCTGAACCGGGATGCTCAAATCCGAGACAGCTGGCTGGATAACATTGACTGG GTAAAGATCAGGGAGCGGCCACCTGATCAGCGGCCACCGTCAGACTCAGAGGAGGAGGACAGCCTGGGCCAGACGCCAATGAGCACCCAAGCCCTCCTGGAGGGCCTTCTGGAACTGATGTTGCCAAGAGAGACAGTGGCTGGGGCACTGAGGCGTCTGGGAGCCCGAGGGGGAGGGAAAGAAGGCAGCAAGGGGCCCAGGCGGCCCAGTTCCCCTCAGCGCCTCGACCGGCTCTCGGGGTTGGCCGACCAGATGGTGGCCCAGGGCAACCTGGGAGTGTATCAGGAGACAAGGGAACGGTTGGCCATGCGACTGAAGGGGTTGGCGTGCCAGACCCAGGGACCCCGTGACCCCACACCGCCCCCCTCCCTGGACATGTTTGCTGAGGAAGTGGCGGAAGGGGAGCTGCAGACCCCAACACCTGCCCAGAGGGAAG AAGTAGAGTCACCCGGAGATGGTCTGGCGGACGTGATGTGGGAGTATAAGTGGGAGAACACGGGGGATGCTGAGCTGTACGGGCCCTTCACCAGCACCCAGATGCAG ACCTGGGTGAATGAAGGCTACTTCCCAGATGGCGTTTATTGCCGGAAGCTGGACCCCCCGGGTGGCCAGTTCTACAACTCCAAACGGATTGACTTTGACCTCTACACCTGA